The following are encoded in a window of Impatiens glandulifera chromosome 5, dImpGla2.1, whole genome shotgun sequence genomic DNA:
- the LOC124939191 gene encoding uncharacterized mitochondrial protein AtMg00810-like, producing MSMMSELTFFLGLQVRHLETGIFINQAKYTKELLKKFGLENCSTASTPMNSSSKLDKDEGGQNVYIIAYRGIIDSLLYLTTSRPNILFGVGYPIDSSFNLISYSSVHYAACKIDRKSTSGMCQFLGDRLISWFSKKQASITMSIVDVEYLAVGSCCAQLMWIQQ from the exons ATGAGCATGATGAGTGAgttgacattcttccttggtcttcaagttcggCATCTTGAAACTGGAATCTTCATAAATCAAGCAAAGTATACCAAggaattactaaagaaattcggtTTGGAGAACTGCTCAACTGCCTCAACTCCTATGAACTCTTCGAgcaagctggacaaagatgaaggtggTCAGAATGTCTACATCATAGCTTACAGAGGAATAATTGACTCCTTGTTATATCTAACAACAAGCCGACCAAACATCTTGTTTGGTGTCGGC TATCCGATAGATTccagtttcaacttaattagttactctAGTGTACACTATGCAGCTTGCAAGATTGATCGGAAGAGTACTAGTGGAAtgtgtcagttccttggtgatcgtctgatcTCTTGGTTTAGCAAGAAGCAGGCGTCTATTACCATGTCTATAGTAGATGTAGAATATCTTGCTGTAGGAAGCTGCTGTGCTCAATTGATGTGGATTCAACAATAG